The following are encoded in a window of Balaenoptera ricei isolate mBalRic1 chromosome 1, mBalRic1.hap2, whole genome shotgun sequence genomic DNA:
- the LOC132347949 gene encoding PRAME family member 15-like, which produces MSVQTPPRLLDLAGTSLLRDEASAISAVEDLPTELFPPLFMEAFHGRHIETLKAMVQAWPFVRLPLGDLIDMPRVGPLQAVLEALDVLLAQKVRPRRCKLRVLDLRDTGQIFWSMWSGASTHGCSSSGMVPVAEHRSMTQEPLASLEVFIELCLKKRTLDNFLTYLIRWVEQRKVSIHLCCKKLKIVSMPMENIMTVLSMVQLDCIQEVQVNCTWHLSTLAMFAPLLGQMGNVQRLLLSPILVSAFEEQEQQHVVQITSQFLRLHHLRDLYMESPSFLEGCLDQMLRCLKTPLDNLSITNCRLTDSDLIHLSQCPNIRQLKGLDLSRVTLTDFSPVLLQVLLEQVAASLQELNLEQCGISDFQLESILPVLSHCSQLRTFSLCGNLLSMTIMEKLLCHTTGMPHLSDEFYPAPQESYSPHGALHLGRLAQLQDELIEIMRNLGCPRAIWLSSSPCPHWGNKTFYQEEPFLYHCYISV; this is translated from the exons ATGAGTGTCCAGACCCCACCCAGACTCCTGGACCTGGCGGGAACAAGCCTGCTGAGGGATGAGGCCTCAGCCATTTCTGCTGTGGAAGATCTGCCCACTGAGCTCTTCCCACCACTGTTCATGGAGGCCTTCCATGGGAGACACATCGAGACCCTGAAGGCCATGGTGCAAGCCTGGCCCTTTGTCCGCCTGCCTCTGGGGGACCTGATAGACATGCCTCGTGTGGGGCCCTTACAAGCAGTGCTGGAAGCACTTGATGTCCTACTTGCCCAGAAGGTTCGCCCTAG GAGGTGCAAACTGCGAGTGCTGGATTTACGGGATACTGGCCAGATCTTCTGGAGCATGTGGTCTGGAGCCAGCACTCACGGGTGCTCAAGCTCAGGAATGGTACCAGTGGCTGAACACAGGTCAATGACACAGGAGCCCTTGGCTTCCTTGGAGGTGTTCATAGAACTTTGCCTGAAGAAAAGGACCCTGGATAATTTCCTCACCTACCTCATCAGGTGGGTTGAGCAGAGAAAAGTTTCCATACACCTGTGCTGTAAGAAGCTGAAGATCGTTTCAATGcccatggaaaatattatgaCGGTCCTGAGTATGGTGCAGCTGGACTGTATCCAGGAGGTGCAAGTGAATTGCACCTGGCATCTGTCCACCCTGGCCATGTTTGCTCCTCTCCTGGGCCAGATGGGTAATGTGCAGAGACTCCTTCTCTCCCCCATTCTTGTGTCTGCCTTTGAGGAGCAGGAACAGCAGCACGTTGTCCAAATTACCTCTCAGTTCCTCAGGCTGCACCACCTCCGGGATCTCTATATGGAATCTCCCTCCTTCCTTGAAGGCTGCCTGGACCAGATGCTTAG ATGCCTGAAGACCCCCTTGGACAACCTCTCAATAACTAACTGCCGGCTTACAGATTCAGACTTGATCCATCTGTCTCAGTGCCCAAACATCCGTCAGCTAAAAGGCCTGGATCTGAGTCGTGTGACGCTGACCGACTTTAGTCCTGTGCTCCTCCAAGTTCTCCTGGAGCAAGTTGCAGCCTCCCTCCAGGAACTGAACTTAGAGCAGTGTGGGATCAGTGACTTTCAACTTGAGTCCATCCTGCCTGTCCTGAGCCACTGTTCCCAGCTCAGGACCTTTAGCCTGTGTGGGAACCTCCTCTCTATGACCATCATGGAGAAGCTGCTGTGTCACACCACTGGTATGCCCCATTTAAGTGATGAGTTTTATCCTGCCCCTCAGGAAAGTTACAGCCCTCATGGAGCTCTCCACCTGGGCAGACTTGCCCAGCTTCAGGATGAGCTAATTGAGATAATGAGGAATTTAGGATGTCCCAGGGCCATCTGGCTTAGCTCCAGCCCATGTCCTCACTGGGGCAATAAGACATTCTATCAAGAGGAGCCCTTTCTATACCACTGCTATATCTCTGTCTAG